In Bradyrhizobium sp. 1(2017), one DNA window encodes the following:
- a CDS encoding (2Fe-2S) ferredoxin domain-containing protein has translation MPAKPSKSANPMLVRPRRAAPVLVCRKCLKRSDEGRDVRRALKSELKASRRDGTKPAKLVVTGCFGLCPKTSVVIASGASLARQEYVLVADRDQVPQALALLDGESVE, from the coding sequence ATGCCAGCAAAGCCCTCGAAATCCGCAAACCCGATGCTCGTGCGCCCGCGTCGCGCGGCGCCCGTCCTGGTGTGCCGCAAATGCCTCAAGCGCAGCGACGAGGGCCGCGACGTCAGGCGTGCGCTGAAGTCCGAACTGAAGGCGAGCAGGCGCGACGGCACCAAGCCGGCCAAGCTCGTCGTGACCGGATGCTTCGGCCTCTGCCCGAAGACGTCGGTCGTGATCGCGAGCGGCGCCAGCCTGGCGCGGCAGGAATATGTGCTGGTTGCCGACCGCGATCAGGTGCCGCAGGCGCTCGCGCTGCTGGACGGCGAGAGCGTGGAGTGA
- a CDS encoding cell envelope biogenesis protein TolA yields MAKTPNRKLKTYQTSLGFFDQAIAAPSMKAALAAWGASSNLFHQGVAKETDDPDIVAATMEKPGVVLRRPVGSDGPFSESAELPTDLAEDDAGPKRRPKKRPAKTTKTKPAAKKTAKAPSRKSDDQAARKAAAAFEKEERRREAERKKEEAARARERARRDKAVASAQAALDKARREHEARAEAIDAERAALDERAEAEQRSWDKQRMKLEEAVRRARA; encoded by the coding sequence ATGGCGAAGACACCCAACCGAAAACTGAAGACCTATCAGACCTCGCTCGGCTTCTTCGACCAGGCGATCGCCGCGCCCTCGATGAAGGCGGCGCTTGCCGCCTGGGGCGCCAGCTCCAATCTGTTCCATCAGGGCGTCGCGAAAGAGACCGACGACCCCGACATTGTCGCTGCGACGATGGAAAAACCCGGCGTGGTGCTCAGGCGCCCGGTCGGATCGGATGGTCCGTTCTCCGAGAGCGCGGAGCTGCCGACTGATCTCGCCGAGGATGACGCGGGGCCCAAGCGCAGGCCGAAGAAGCGTCCGGCCAAAACGACCAAGACGAAGCCTGCAGCGAAGAAGACCGCCAAGGCACCCTCGCGCAAGAGCGACGATCAGGCCGCGCGCAAGGCCGCAGCGGCCTTCGAGAAGGAAGAGCGGCGTCGCGAGGCCGAGCGGAAGAAAGAGGAGGCCGCCCGCGCCAGGGAGCGTGCGCGCCGGGACAAGGCGGTCGCGAGCGCGCAAGCCGCGCTGGACAAGGCAAGGCGGGAGCACGAGGCGCGGGCAGAGGCCATCGACGCCGAGCGGGCTGCGCTGGATGAGCGTGCGGAGGCCGAGCAGCGAAGCTGGGACAAGCAGCGGATGAAGCTCGAGGAGGCCGTGCGCCGGGCGCGGGCGTAG
- a CDS encoding transglycosylase SLT domain-containing protein, with translation MPAKRNSFLPRLRSVRRAARWARTRFARAPRMVRIAGGAAALLAAAALLNVAYQTLRKPTELFAVVGHALDKEPEETWARYAPLFRKHATAAVTPELLAALAQTESSGNPLARTYWRWRWSFNPLAIWRPASSAVGLFQMTDPAFTEAARFCVRGNAVTDTGCGFSGFYVRVIPSHAVELASVYLDRQMAGVLARAGDAKPSPQQKQDLATFIHLCGGGPATAYARRKFQMISGERCGDHLVAAYIARVNAMKRQFQRLAADDGG, from the coding sequence ATGCCAGCCAAACGCAACAGCTTCCTCCCTCGCCTGCGCAGTGTCCGGCGGGCCGCCCGGTGGGCGCGGACGAGGTTCGCGCGCGCGCCGCGGATGGTCCGGATCGCGGGCGGCGCGGCGGCGCTGCTTGCGGCCGCAGCACTTCTGAACGTCGCCTATCAAACGCTCCGCAAGCCGACCGAGCTGTTCGCCGTCGTCGGCCACGCCCTCGACAAGGAGCCGGAGGAGACCTGGGCGAGATACGCCCCGCTGTTCCGCAAGCATGCCACTGCTGCGGTCACGCCGGAATTGCTGGCCGCGCTGGCGCAGACGGAGAGCTCGGGCAATCCGCTGGCGCGCACCTATTGGCGTTGGCGATGGAGCTTCAATCCGCTCGCGATCTGGCGCCCCGCCTCCAGCGCCGTCGGGCTGTTCCAGATGACCGACCCGGCTTTCACCGAAGCCGCGCGGTTCTGCGTCCGCGGCAACGCGGTCACCGACACCGGATGCGGGTTCAGCGGGTTCTATGTTCGGGTAATCCCGAGCCATGCCGTCGAGCTGGCGTCGGTGTATCTCGACCGGCAAATGGCTGGGGTTCTCGCCCGCGCCGGCGATGCGAAGCCAAGCCCGCAGCAGAAGCAGGATCTGGCCACCTTCATCCATCTCTGCGGCGGCGGCCCCGCCACGGCCTATGCCCGGCGCAAGTTTCAGATGATATCAGGCGAGCGCTGCGGCGATCATCTCGTCGCGGCCTACATTGCGCGCGTCAACGCGATGAAGCGGCAGTTTCAGCGCCTTGCGGCGGATGACGGCGGTTAG